Proteins from one Phyllobacterium zundukense genomic window:
- a CDS encoding winged helix-turn-helix domain-containing protein — protein MGLSSKSALRTILRIDFPHNEKIGRGKMQLLEHIRETGSISAAGRAMDMSYRRAWLLVSAMNAMFSQPVVDSQRGGKRGGGAVVTEFGEKLLSRFRTMEQKIETAVASDIAWLDANRSHSVSSASEADISGAPTRRS, from the coding sequence ATGGGTCTATCTTCAAAAAGCGCTTTGAGAACGATTTTGCGAATCGATTTTCCTCACAATGAGAAAATCGGTCGTGGGAAGATGCAATTGCTTGAGCATATTCGTGAAACGGGCTCCATTTCAGCCGCTGGTCGTGCCATGGATATGTCGTACCGTCGCGCCTGGCTTCTGGTCAGTGCGATGAACGCGATGTTTTCACAGCCGGTCGTGGATTCTCAGCGCGGCGGCAAACGAGGCGGCGGCGCTGTGGTCACCGAATTCGGCGAGAAATTGCTCAGCCGCTTTCGCACCATGGAACAGAAAATCGAAACCGCTGTTGCGTCAGATATTGCTTGGCTCGATGCGAATCGCAGCCACAGCGTGTCCTCGGCATCCGAGGCCGATATCAGTGGGGCTCCAACGCGACGGTCTTGA
- a CDS encoding vitamin B12-dependent ribonucleotide reductase, with product MRIERRFTKENQSAYAEIDFRVATSEIKNPDGSVVFRLENIDVPAQFSQVAADILAQKYFRKAGVPAKLKKVEENSVPSWLWRSVADDDALAALPVEERYGSEMDARQVFDRLAGTWTYWGWKGKYFDSEADALAFRDELAYMLATQRVAPNSPQWFNTGLHWAYGIDGPGQGHYYVDPDTGKLTKSKSSYEHPQPHACFIQSVADDLVNEGGIMDLWVREARLFKYGSGTGSNFSFLRGEGEKLSGGGRSSGLMSFLKIGDRAAGAIKSGGTTRRAAKMVVVDVDHPDIEEYIDWKVKEEQKVAALVTGSKIVKQHLAAIMKACVNCEADNGDCYEPTKNPALKREIKAAKKNQVPENYIQRVIQFAKQGYTDIDFKTYDTDWDSEAYLTVAGQNSNNSVSLKDEFLRAVENDGNWNLTARKDGRVMKTLKARDLWEKIGYAAWASADPGLHFNTTMNDWHTCPAAGPIRASNPCSEYMFLDDTACNLASINLLTYRGKDGKIDVAGFEHSARLWTIVLEISVMMAQFPSKEIAKLSYEYRTLGLGYANIGGLLMTSGIPYDSAEGRAIGGALTAIMTGTAYATSAEMAKELGAFNGYAPNAANMLRVIRNHRRAAHGENQGYEGLAVNPVALIAADCPDQDLITHAKAAWDKALKLGEKHGYRNAQATVIAPTGTIGLVMDCDTTGIEPDFALVKFKKLAGGGYFKIINRAVPEALRTLGYSESQIAEIEAYAVGHGNLNQAPGINPGSLKAKGFTDEIIATLNTALKSAFDIKFAVNKWTIGEDFAKNVLGFTDEQLNDISFEILPALGFSKKEIEAANIHICGAMTLEGAPFLKEEHYPVFDCANPCGKIGKRYLSVDSHIRMMAAAQPFISGAISKTINMANEATVEDCKSAYMLSWKLALKANALYRDGSKLSQPLNSSLLADDDEDEDDAIEALIEAPAAARAVQVTEKIVERIVERYVHDREKLPNRRKGYTQKAVVGGHKVYLRTGEFDDGRLGEIFIDMHKEGAAFRAMMNNFAIAISLGLQYGVPLEEYVEAFTFTKFEPAGMVQGNDAIKNATSILDYLFRELAVSYLDRHDLAHVDQSDFSNTSLGRGISEGKAEPVSKGLTRGASLKVVSPNKADPKGFSSAGGTGAVNAPKATASSNVTTLASRTVTATAVKPTIAVVSQESAAFKRDYEERAKDQPDATPASALFEDTDAEAAAEEAKAEAKKVMSDRRIKSMMQGYTGDSCSECSNFTMVRNGTCLKCDTCGNTSGCS from the coding sequence ATGCGGATCGAACGGCGTTTTACCAAAGAGAATCAATCAGCCTATGCGGAAATCGACTTTCGCGTAGCCACGAGTGAGATCAAAAACCCGGACGGATCTGTCGTGTTCCGTTTGGAGAATATCGATGTTCCGGCCCAGTTCAGTCAGGTGGCGGCCGATATCCTCGCACAGAAGTATTTCCGTAAGGCTGGTGTGCCTGCCAAGCTGAAGAAGGTTGAGGAAAACTCGGTTCCATCTTGGTTGTGGCGCTCGGTTGCCGATGACGATGCTTTGGCTGCGTTGCCTGTTGAAGAACGCTACGGCTCCGAGATGGATGCGCGCCAAGTCTTCGATCGTCTCGCCGGCACCTGGACCTATTGGGGTTGGAAGGGCAAGTATTTCGATAGCGAAGCCGATGCCCTCGCCTTCCGTGACGAACTTGCCTACATGCTCGCCACCCAGCGCGTTGCGCCTAATTCGCCGCAATGGTTCAATACAGGCTTGCACTGGGCCTATGGTATCGATGGTCCCGGTCAGGGCCACTATTATGTCGATCCGGACACCGGCAAGCTGACCAAGTCCAAATCTTCTTATGAACATCCGCAACCGCATGCTTGCTTCATCCAGTCTGTCGCGGACGATCTGGTCAATGAAGGCGGCATCATGGACCTTTGGGTTCGCGAAGCACGCCTGTTCAAATATGGTTCCGGCACAGGTTCAAACTTTTCCTTCCTTCGCGGCGAAGGCGAAAAACTGTCTGGTGGCGGTCGTTCCTCCGGCCTCATGTCCTTCCTCAAAATTGGTGACCGCGCTGCCGGCGCTATAAAGTCGGGCGGCACAACACGCCGTGCGGCCAAGATGGTCGTCGTTGACGTGGACCACCCTGATATCGAGGAATATATCGATTGGAAGGTAAAGGAAGAGCAGAAGGTTGCAGCTCTCGTCACTGGTTCCAAGATCGTCAAGCAGCACCTCGCCGCCATCATGAAGGCTTGCGTCAATTGCGAAGCCGACAATGGCGACTGCTACGAGCCAACCAAAAATCCGGCGCTGAAGCGTGAAATCAAGGCTGCCAAGAAAAATCAGGTTCCAGAGAATTATATCCAGCGCGTAATCCAGTTTGCCAAGCAAGGCTACACGGATATCGACTTCAAGACCTATGACACCGACTGGGACTCGGAAGCCTATCTGACGGTAGCCGGTCAGAACTCCAATAATTCCGTTTCGCTCAAGGACGAGTTCCTGCGCGCTGTCGAAAATGACGGCAACTGGAACCTGACCGCCCGCAAGGACGGCAGGGTAATGAAGACGTTGAAGGCGCGCGATCTTTGGGAAAAGATTGGTTATGCAGCATGGGCGTCTGCTGATCCGGGGCTTCACTTCAACACCACGATGAATGATTGGCACACCTGCCCTGCTGCTGGTCCGATCCGCGCATCCAATCCATGCTCGGAATATATGTTCCTGGACGATACGGCTTGCAATCTGGCCTCGATCAACCTCCTGACATATCGCGGCAAGGACGGCAAGATCGATGTTGCCGGCTTTGAGCATTCCGCTCGTCTGTGGACGATCGTACTCGAGATTTCGGTGATGATGGCGCAATTCCCCTCCAAGGAAATCGCCAAGCTCTCCTACGAATACCGAACGCTCGGTCTGGGTTACGCCAATATTGGCGGCCTGCTGATGACTTCGGGTATCCCCTATGACAGCGCCGAAGGCCGTGCGATCGGCGGTGCACTCACTGCGATCATGACCGGCACCGCCTATGCAACATCCGCCGAGATGGCCAAGGAGCTTGGTGCGTTCAATGGCTATGCCCCGAATGCTGCCAACATGCTGCGCGTCATCCGCAACCATCGCCGCGCCGCGCATGGCGAAAATCAGGGCTATGAAGGCCTCGCTGTAAATCCTGTGGCTTTGATTGCGGCTGACTGCCCGGATCAGGATCTGATCACGCACGCAAAGGCAGCATGGGACAAGGCACTGAAGCTTGGCGAAAAGCATGGCTACCGTAACGCGCAAGCGACAGTTATCGCGCCGACCGGCACGATCGGCTTGGTCATGGACTGCGACACAACTGGCATCGAGCCGGACTTTGCGCTGGTCAAATTCAAGAAGCTGGCTGGTGGCGGCTACTTCAAGATCATCAATCGTGCCGTGCCTGAAGCTCTGCGCACCTTGGGCTACTCGGAAAGCCAGATCGCAGAGATCGAAGCTTACGCTGTTGGTCATGGCAATCTCAACCAGGCACCCGGCATCAACCCCGGTTCGCTGAAAGCCAAAGGCTTCACCGACGAGATCATTGCCACGCTCAACACGGCCTTGAAGTCGGCTTTTGACATCAAATTCGCAGTTAACAAGTGGACGATTGGCGAAGACTTTGCGAAGAATGTCCTCGGCTTCACCGACGAGCAGCTTAATGACATCTCCTTCGAGATATTGCCGGCACTCGGCTTCTCCAAGAAGGAAATCGAAGCCGCCAACATCCACATTTGCGGCGCGATGACACTTGAAGGTGCTCCCTTCCTCAAGGAAGAGCACTACCCGGTTTTCGATTGCGCCAATCCTTGCGGCAAGATCGGCAAGCGTTATCTTTCCGTCGACAGCCACATCCGAATGATGGCTGCGGCCCAGCCCTTCATCTCCGGCGCGATCTCCAAGACCATCAATATGGCGAACGAAGCAACTGTCGAGGATTGCAAGTCCGCTTATATGCTCTCCTGGAAGTTGGCACTGAAAGCCAATGCGCTCTACCGCGATGGATCCAAGCTCTCACAGCCGCTGAATTCTTCGTTGCTCGCCGATGATGACGAGGATGAAGACGATGCAATCGAGGCGCTGATCGAAGCGCCAGCAGCCGCCCGTGCCGTTCAGGTCACAGAAAAGATCGTAGAGCGTATTGTCGAACGCTATGTCCATGATCGTGAGAAGTTGCCGAACCGCCGCAAGGGTTATACCCAGAAGGCAGTCGTTGGCGGTCACAAGGTCTATCTGCGGACGGGTGAGTTCGACGATGGCCGTCTCGGCGAAATTTTCATCGACATGCACAAGGAAGGCGCCGCCTTCCGGGCAATGATGAACAACTTCGCCATCGCCATCTCGCTGGGGTTGCAATATGGCGTGCCGCTGGAGGAATATGTGGAGGCCTTCACCTTCACGAAGTTCGAACCTGCTGGCATGGTTCAGGGTAATGATGCAATCAAGAATGCTACATCGATCCTCGATTATCTCTTCCGCGAGCTCGCTGTCTCCTATCTTGACCGCCATGATCTTGCCCACGTAGACCAGTCCGACTTCTCCAATACCTCGCTTGGCCGCGGTATTTCCGAAGGCAAGGCGGAACCAGTCTCCAAGGGTCTGACACGCGGTGCTTCGCTGAAGGTGGTTTCGCCGAACAAGGCTGATCCCAAGGGTTTTAGCAGCGCAGGGGGAACAGGCGCCGTCAACGCGCCGAAGGCAACTGCGTCATCAAATGTCACGACCCTCGCCAGCCGCACTGTAACTGCGACCGCTGTGAAACCAACGATTGCAGTGGTCAGCCAGGAATCGGCGGCCTTCAAGCGCGACTATGAAGAGCGTGCCAAGGATCAGCCAGATGCAACTCCCGCCTCTGCCCTGTTCGAGGACACTGATGCAGAGGCCGCAGCCGAAGAAGCTAAAGCCGAAGCAAAGAAGGTGATGTCGGATCGCCGCATCAAATCGATGATGCAGGGCTATACCGGCGACAGTTGCTCGGAGTGCTCGAACTTCACGATGGTCCGTAATGGAACGTGCTTGAAGTGTGACACCTGCGGCAATACTTCCGGGTGCAGTTGA
- a CDS encoding NUDIX hydrolase: protein MPDGRICQVAALVYRLKKKRSEILLITSRGTGRWVLPKGWPQVGKTFAQSAQREAYEEAGVRGDMAPFSIGTYTYEKHDVCDGECGDFVVDVFPMHFSHQEKNWPERGERRLDWVSIDEAGQRVEELGLKSLLASFDLGALADH from the coding sequence ATGCCGGATGGCAGGATTTGTCAGGTCGCTGCGCTCGTTTACCGTCTGAAGAAAAAACGATCTGAAATATTGTTGATCACGAGTCGCGGAACGGGCCGCTGGGTGCTGCCCAAGGGGTGGCCGCAGGTTGGCAAGACGTTCGCCCAGTCTGCGCAAAGGGAGGCGTATGAAGAGGCCGGTGTGCGCGGCGATATGGCACCCTTTTCCATCGGTACATACACATACGAAAAACATGATGTATGTGATGGTGAATGCGGCGATTTCGTCGTTGACGTTTTTCCTATGCATTTTTCGCACCAAGAGAAGAACTGGCCTGAGCGCGGCGAACGCCGGCTCGATTGGGTCAGCATCGACGAGGCTGGCCAGCGCGTGGAAGAACTCGGGTTGAAAAGCCTTCTTGCAAGCTTTGATCTTGGGGCTTTAGCCGATCACTAA